The Silurus meridionalis isolate SWU-2019-XX chromosome 25, ASM1480568v1, whole genome shotgun sequence genomic interval CCAATGTCCAAAGAACTTTTACTCCCCACACACTTGTTAAGAGGACTGTTTTCCTCAATAAGgcattttaaatacagtttcaAAAATAGAGATATACATATCTTCTGACTAAATCTGAATCCATGTTTTCATTCTGATCCCATTGGTTAACTCCCTTTTTATGACCACTCCAAGATAAGagcatattgtatatatatgaatttgTTATTTTCCTCTCTAAAACTGAGCTGTAGTCTTCCTCCCAAAAACATCAAACTGTCAGTAGATAATGGCACGTGGGTCCTGTATCCAGTACGGCTGCTGTATCTGTTTACAACGTCTGTTTGTACCAGTACTCGCGCTGCTTCTGCAACCTTAATGCCCCAGAAGAGGATGGGTTTCCGCTTCCGAGATTATTCGATGAAACATCCGAATCTACATCCAAATTTCTCTAAAGGTGTTTTGTACTAATTTAATATTGACTCACAGCTCATTTTTATAAGTCTGaacaattaatattaaatgtgtattaatgaATTCAGTCAGTAGACTGCATTTTTTTGCACGTTATAAGCAGAAGGTTAATACTAAAAGAGCTTGAATAATTTTTTGGGGGGTTACTGAGGTAAATTTGGCGTAACATAGCAATAATTAACCGCATCACAAATTATGTACATGAAAATCCTCACCAGGAGAGTAAAAcaagtgtttgagtgtgtaggtgagtgGGTGGATGTATGAGGGGGAAGAAGAAAGAATGGAATGTGGAATGGTGATAAGGCTGTGGCCGGAAATCAAAGATTATAGGTATAGTGGTTTCCCAGAAATGATCCCCAGCCATGACAAATATATGTTTCAACAAGTGTGAATGCGGTTACGTGGTTTGGATTCAGGTGGTAGGATTGAGCCAATTACACTGTCAAAATGTAATCTTTATTgcacaatgttatttaaacaaaaCTTGTTCAAAGCAAAACTAAGGTGATTATAGCtccgttttttttgttgttgttttgtttttattctggcCATGAATAAATATACTGAAGCCACAAGTTGAGACATAATTTGTTGCTATGAAATACACTCAACATGTTCCTATTACATAATGagggatgtggtagctcagtgattaaggctctgggttactaatcagagGGTCAGGAGTTTAAATACCAGTATCTCCAAACTGCCATTTTGGGTTCCTTGAGCAAGACgattaactctctgtgctccagggggtgctataatcatggctgaccctgtggtTTGACCCCATTTGTGgtaaaggaaaaacacaaaccatGCATTTGAGGTAGAGATACACCAGGttatattacttcagtaaaagtgctttcagttaagtaaaaatacaaaagtctttctttctatctttcggcttctcccattagggggtcaccacagcagaccatccacatgtttgatttggcacatgtttttacgctggatgcccttcctaacgcaaccctccccatttatctgggcttgggaccggcactaaggcttgtgcaaccctaatggctggggctggttccctgactggggatcaaacccgggccgcagcgttgagagcaccgcatcctaaccactagaccaccagggaaccatttttaaatccaaaaaaatacaaaaaaaaaacaaaagtactgccattaaatgtacttaagtatccatagtactatgatttattacagctgtaatgtttctattatcatttttgtcacaagactctttacttaatcaactcaatgtatgtgaaaagactcgaatgtgactctcagcacaacaatcGCTTATTAGAATGATactaatgagtcaaacactggttgatatctattcaaatgatcatgagtccaaaaccttcttttcaactgcttcaaaaaaaatcacatgttgTTACAAGTCTGTGCCATCATTTATCCTCTCAAACCCTTTTGCTTGCTGTGGAACTGATGCTAATCTGTATGTCGGTGAGGTTTTGATCTGGATAAAAGCgattgccaaatgccataaatgtaaactgacgatgtataaaatgcacataGGATCGTATGAGATTTCATCATAGTTGCATTCCAGGGGGTTCCTTTAAAGGTCATAAACGCACACGACACAACCCACTTAAAACAGACATACTCCAGCTTGTCCATAGCGCTGCACTTTTCAGAAGAGCGCCACCAAATATGGTCATCATGTTAAACTGGGTGTCAAAACCAGGTCTCTCGTATGCATCCGTGTTAGCTGTGTTTACATACAAAGAGACATCATTTCTGCATGCCCCCCCCATAAGAGGCAGCTAAACCCTAATGGAGGGGTGGTAATATAAAACACTTTAGGATCTGTAGATGGAGCCCTTTCAACCTTTTCAGCATTTCAGCTGCTAGGTATCTACGCCTGCACTATCAGTGTGGTCCAGACACCAGCACAGGATGTTTCAGATCCTCCCAGGAACTAATAATTTACAGCAGCACTGTTACATTCCCCCCAAAAAAGGATACAGACAATCCAGGCAGTTCTCTAGCTTGCAGAAAGAGGAGCATATTGTCATTGCTATTAATCCTGTACGTATCCATGTATAATTTGGGTGTTTAACTATTAAAATGAAGCTTTTCTGCTGTTCGTATTGTGAAATCCTTGGACTAGTTCTGGTGTACTCATCTGCATTCAGTGGCCACAAAATAAACTGTTAGTgttggtgcaaaaaaacaattacatggTCTTCACTATAAGCAGACTCGAGCATGAAAGGCTTCCGAAACGATTAGCTCTGAATTTGACTCGAACCCAAGTGAAAAATTGTATTATCACTTTAGATTTGGTTTTCCTCTGAGAATTTGTATGTGATTaactataaatacaaaaattccCTCAGGAAAAATTAAATGcagatttattataaataccAACCAAACAATTACAGGTTCAAATTATAAGGGCACAtcacacacttaaacacttaAGAAAACTGTATTCCCCATAGTATTTATATCCACTGTTATTAGAAAAGTACACTTGGGATGCTTCCTGGATTCTggtcaacatttaaaataatgtgttttggaaaaataaacacttaaaactCCCCCCTCCACCAATCAGACCCTAGTCTGGTTTCCCGCACAGCAGAAAGCAGTTCAAATATTTTGCTAACTAGAAGAGAGCCTGAAGGAAAGAAATCAAAgtcatgtcaaaaaaaaaaaaaagtaggagtAATGGAGTAATACTTAGCTGCCAGGCTTTAGCTCAGTGTCAAATCAAAAGAAATACAACTAAGCAAATTTTAAGCAGGACAGAACTTTAAAAagtaagttgttttttttttaagttttaatgaGCACAGCTTAcctaccaaaaaataaaaagtaaaaaaatgtcagtGCTACAGCAGTTTAACTGAAGCCAGAAAACTGGTTTCTTTACAAAAGTCCAAGTCAAAGAGCATTATAGTACATTCTTATGGCAAATGGGAATGTTCACACTGAACAGGTCCCAGCTGGGTGAAAGTACAAATTGCTACATAAGAAATTCGAGTGTTACTGTTCAGTGGAACCACAAATGTAAAACCCAATGCTTACTGAAATCCTGGCCATTGTAAAGTCAACATGTTTATATTCCCAGAACTAAAAGAAATTTAACCATAAGTGTGCAAGATGTTCGGTGTAGCCATCACATCCATAAAAAGGGCATGTTTATGAAACGTCTTCAAATTTAGTGAGCTGCTTTCCGGACCCATGCAAGGCAAGACATGAGAAAACTAGACACCACATCCAGAGTATGACTGTAGATGAAGCTCATGCTGCCATCTAGTGCAATTTCTGCTAAAGTCACAATCAGACAGAGCCAGTATTAAAACCAGAGTTTATTTTCTGCTGTTAATTTTGCaacataatttattaaaacCCACTTAAAATATGCCATTAATGGCAATTAGCATTCAATTCTCATAAATAATTACTTTAACATTGAAACCAGCCATCAAGGCTGCACACACTCAAAAGagcaaaatcacacacacagaactgcaAGCTCTTATGAGCGGCTCTTGCTAACCCAGTGGTATTTGTCCATCCGTGGACCAGAAAAGGCATATGATGGTCTGTAGTTTTTGAAGCCATTGTGTGGGGGATATTGGCCATTCGAATGCTGCTGGTAGCCTTCAGCAGCATAGGGCTTTCTTTTGGGATAAGCGGTCCAGCTTGGCATGGATGGGGGTGGACCAAAGTCactcaactgcaaaaaaaataaatgtgggtAAAGCATTAACATTACTGACTAATTCAAAGCAGATGTATTCCATATTACCCACAGTATGACCTCAGGCTTTCATTACAGCCAGTTTAAAAAGGCACATTTGAGgggaaaataaaagtgaacagaTTCAAACCAGTGAAATTAAAAATCAGCCTTTGCTCCTGAATGAAAGCTTGCAACCACATTGGCCTTTTGTGGATAAGATCCAAAACCTGgaccaataaataaaaaaaaaaaccaagagcAGCCATGGGGAACTGTTCAGCAAACCATGGTCCTGAAATACTCTTTCCTGTACATTACTGTGCAAAATATCCAAGTCAATTAAAATCAACTGGCTTTGAAGCACACATGTTGGAACACAAACCTATTAAGTGCACACAAAACTGGAATTTCTCCATGACCAAGGTCAGGAACCAGTCTTCAGAAATACCTGATAAACACTGTTGGGATTGGACACCGTTGGGATGCACTTGGGCTCCGGAGCAGAATGtgtgctgctactactactgctgctcaTGCTCACGTTGATGGTGCTCAAGCTGCTGTTAGCACCTTCTTCGTCTGAAGATGTTCCTGAATGGTAGTCCGAGGAAGCCCGCTCCACAGCATTGTTAATCCTGCGTGAAAACTCACGGTCTCCTTTTTGCCCCTCCAACAAAGTCACACAAAATGGTGCATTTTTCTCACCATACCTGCAAAAGAGttacaagtttaaaaaaaaaaaaaaaagttaaacctTTTAAAAGCTTGGCATACTACTTGAACATTGTTCCATTTTATGGTCAGCAAAGGATTTTACCGGCATGAAACTTCTCCAGGGTCTACCCAAATGGTGATCTCTTTAGGCAAACCGAGGTCCTCATAATCAATATTACTTTGTTTGCAAGCACGGCCAATTACAGGGTCCCTCATCTGGGCCTTGTTCATCCGGAGACAcctaggggggaaaaaacattatGTTCAGTGAATAAATTCTGGCAATACTCCCCCCCTCCAATCATGCTTCTACATCACAGCCCTGTACCGGAAAGCTTGTCCTTTGCATGGCTTCTCTGGGTACCAGTGGCTTTTGTAGGTCTCAAAAAGGACAGACGTAAACGCCACAGCGAACCTCTCCCGAGACGAGCGCTCCAGCTTTCCATGCTTCTTTGCCAGCCTCGCCACAAAGAAAACAGTAGCAGCAATCTCTTCCTTCATTTTCTCTAGACACAAgcctatttttctttaaaattatgtaattaaaatgtgttcttaaaaaaaacaagcctatAGTAAAGGTATACCCAGATTGCTGCTTTTAAAAACCGGGAGCAAAAGGCAAGAACGTACTAAGAACTTAAACCACAGCAAGATGTAGAGCAGGAAATGATGCTTTTTAAAGGTCAGTAATGAGCAATCAGATGTCTCAACAGGTGTGTCGTATTGAGGAACGTCTTCAGCAAGTCGAACACGTGCTTTTGCTGATGTTGGCCACTAGATGGTGCTACAGATGTCCTCAGAATAACAGTTTAGGATGAAGACAATAACATTACATACTAGAAAGATGTTATTTGTATCTCCATTGTAGTACAATGAGACAGTAATAAACCTAATGAGCATTTTTGTgtgcttttatatttaatttttttattacatttttctacccccacccccccaaccACACACTCTGTTAATTGTAAAGAGTAAAACAATATCTCCAAACATGGATTTCATAAGGAGATATTGTGATTGCTAAGATGACAAGAGCTAAAAAGATCATTGAAAAATATAATAGAGTTTAAAGCCTGTTAGAGGAACAGCAAGAGCTAAAATAAGCTAGAGTTCTGTAActcattttaatgtaatgtcaTTTTCTCAATTAAAAATGAAGTTGGAAAACACTCAAAGCAaccacaaacaaataattaggtATTGCAAGCAAATTAAAACATCAGAGTACATAGCACAaatattctttcattttctaacTTCTTATTGATTTTAGAGCTcgatatttcaataaattagacatttttaaacCTGAAGTATTTGATTCACATTTTTGGGGTGATGGAGGACAAGTGGGGCTTGAAAAAGTTTCTAGACTACAGGAAGAAAAGTGGGACAAAGTGTCCATTAAACCAGACTgtactattaaaataaaatacaaaaaaaaaaaaaaacaccaagagTGTAAAATACATCTACTATTCAATACTACAGGATTTTAGAGGGTCTGTGTAATTAATTGATGTGAGTTCACAAATCTTTCTTCTTTCTAGTTGGGAAACAATAGAAATAATAGTTTAATATGtaatcatttcctttttttcgtTGTTTTCCAACTACCATTCCTTCGAAGACAAAATGTGTTGCAGCATGCAGTTTTGTGGTATCTGATCTTAAATGTCATGCCCTCGTGCATGCAATAGATTCAATTCGCTTCTAATGTTTCTAGAATGTAACAACTAAATGCAAATCATATGCAAAATGTGCCTAatgttgatgtttttattagctgtaaaAGTATTGatgtaaatactgtaaatcaATGTCTATAGGTATACATGGTAATAATGGATACATGTCATTGCAACTATTTATTTCATGTTAAATGATGaggaaattgttttttaaattaagtttcCCAGTATTAGAAAATATGTTGAAAGCATTTGACGTTCTGATTGCAATTGTTTAAGATGTTGTGGCTGCAAGTGATGATGCAAGTTGATTTTTGTCTACAGAGCAACTGGCAACGCATTAGATGTTCGATGTTAAACTTCTACAGGCAAGTCTGGGCTTGTCTTTGGAGAAGGAATGAAATGGCCAAGAACTAGTTTCTGTGGTAACCCTGAGTAGCTATTGTCCACTATCAGCATAGAGCGTGGGTTATAACACATACCCTTACCAACTGAAAACCAATCCTGACTCACAAAAACATTAGTGCTTGGGTTTGTCTGTATCTAAGGATTTGATcagcttcttgtttttttgttcctgaCCTCTGATTGAACAACATTGTGCTGCATTCAATGGTTGCCTATGTAAACGATGGTTACTCAGCCTCCAAGCATAGGGCGCCCATGTGTCTCAGGAGAGGGGGATTATCTACATGATCGAGTCAAAAATTAACATTGACTGGAATCAAAACTGTGTAAGAAGAATTATCCAGAGGAAAAGAAATAGGGAGAGAAATGGGATATAAAAGGATTAACAACTTAATATTGCATTATTTGAATTTGGTGCATACATGTGGATACTTGCACATGGattcatatttaacattttgataTAATTTCATTGGTTAATGATGAATTGGTTGGTAAACAACAGCTACCAACATTAGCACTGGTCATGTTACAGTGTCAGTGATGACTAGAAATAACTTTTTAATTCATCCTGTATCACAAATAGttcaatgtaaaccatatcaaTGAGTTGAAGTTAATTAAAGCTACAATCTTTTAAACTTGAAATTTTACTGCCTTTACAACTTTTAATGATATAGATTtggtatattttctttttggcaCAATTTACCAGTTTTTCTTATTCATTTAACGTCATTTATACACGTcagtgttaattttttttattatttgacgtGTCAAAGTAAAGTAACAAGTCATAAAATTTCTGGTTACAATAATACACTGCAGtaatacaatatatagaaaatttgtttctttttcatggatattattatacaataaatatgtatagtatagtgtcaTCCTTACAATCTGGTCGCACATCAACACGAATTATGTATTTTAACTacataaaaatgtcttttttttttatcactttttaaCTACAAACTTtgaataatttgaattatatttttttctattctgtcattcattagtgtttttattcattcactgtCACCCCAAAAAATTTATCAAAAaactcatttttatatatatttatatatatattgcagtCACACAAGTTGTGTAAGATGTGTTCATttctatatgtatgtgtatagtgtcatctaaataatttacatatattttatatattgaaatatataaGAAAGTGTTTTCATacagttaaaaatgtaattgcaaGAAATTAGCATCAATTGCATGAACAGATAATTGTCCAAATGCAACAAAACCAATTTCGTaaattatttatgtgtttgtgataATAAAGTATGTAACTTGTATTAAAACCACCACAGTTGAAGTTGCTACTGGTTGACAGTATAAACGCCTGTGTGGTGGCGCGCGtgcctttgtttttgttttttgctgctTCCTGCGCGCGCTCGTTCCCGCCGCGGGCGGCTCGCGCCTCATGAGCCGCTCAGCCTGAAGGCGCCTCTGCGGCCGCCGCTATAAAAAGGGCCGCGGGTCCGAGACCGAGT includes:
- the btg4 gene encoding protein BTG4 → MKEEIAATVFFVARLAKKHGKLERSSRERFAVAFTSVLFETYKSHWYPEKPCKGQAFRCLRMNKAQMRDPVIGRACKQSNIDYEDLGLPKEITIWVDPGEVSCRYGEKNAPFCVTLLEGQKGDREFSRRINNAVERASSDYHSGTSSDEEGANSSLSTINVSMSSSSSSSTHSAPEPKCIPTVSNPNSVYQLSDFGPPPSMPSWTAYPKRKPYAAEGYQQHSNGQYPPHNGFKNYRPSYAFSGPRMDKYHWVSKSRS